Within the Anguilla rostrata isolate EN2019 chromosome 6, ASM1855537v3, whole genome shotgun sequence genome, the region ACTTTGGGATCACGTCGCCTATCAGCCTGGCCCCGCCGAAAGAGGCGGACCTGATGCTCACACGGAAGCTGGTGGAGGCGCTCAAGCCCTACGGCGTGTTTGAGGAAGAACTGGAGTTACAGCGCAGGTAACAAGTGCTGTCTTTAACTTGCACTATATTGGAATAACAACACTGCTCAAATCAGTGCAGTAACAGTACTGCATCGGAACTGAATCCAGCCACTTACGGTGCCTTCAAATTAACATTGATAAATGGTTGAAAAGAATCAGTtaagtgtatattttttctctgtgcGTAACATGAACAGTGTCAAAAGAGATGGATAGAATTCCCCCCCCATATTGAGCACTTGTGTCAGGCTGGCTAGGTTCTGTGGAATCAAgtagttgtgtttgtgtattttaatgaagaaaaaaaaagcctgattaaaaaataatcttgttTTGGTTAAGTAAAGTTACCCCACCTGTTATGCTTTGTACTCATCATCTGCCAAAATCCTGGGATTTTtctaatgtgttttattttgaacaggATTTTGGTTTTGGGCAAATTGAACACTTTGGTTAAAGAGTGGATCAGAGACATGAGTGAAACTAAGGTAAGTCTTCATCAGTTTTGATTATTAGTGAATGGTATTTAAATGAGGGAAGGAGAATGGGATgtcctggtttttattttatttatttttagtgagATGCCTGTTGACTGCAAATTATTTGCTCATGCAAATGTATTATAGTAATTGATTGTTCTTGAACAGAATTTGCCTGCATCTGTGGTAGACAATGTTGGAGGGAAGATATTCACCTTTGGTTCCTACAGGTTAGGAGTTCACACAAAAGGTAACCAATTTATCTTTGAAGAAAATATTCTGGCACTGACTAATGCTACAACTTATGCTTATATCTGATGCGAGAGTTTTTCCTTAAAGTGGTGGTTATAAAAAGAGCAGGACTAAGCCTGTAACTGCACTCAGAGACGTATGGTTGCAAAGTTAAATTCCTGGTGGGACACTGCTCCTGTACCCCTTGAGCAAGATGCATAGCTTGAAAGCTTCAGTTGATTTCCAACTATAAAAATTAGTTGTGGAAGTTGTAGAAATTGGGCTCCTGATGGTTTTGAGCATAATCTTGTCTACGCGGTGTACCTGAATGTTGGCTTAAACTGCAGCTTGGATATGAAGGCGCTGTCCTGTTTTTGCTTGCGTTTGATGTGGTTGCTGTTTTCACAGGCCATTAATTTGTTTTCCGTGCCCACAAAGGTGCGGATATCGATGCCCTCTGCGTTTCTCCACGTCATGTGGAGAGGTCGGATTTTTTCTCCTCGTTTTATGAGAAGTTGAAGGAGCAAGAGGAAGTTAAAGACTTGAGGGTACGTGAAAGTATTTACCCGTGTGATCACCACTATCTAAAGCTCTTTATTGGGAAATATGTTGGTGtaattttgtttgaattttcttgAAAAAGTATTCCTCATGGTTTTCCTCTCTCGTAGGCAGTGGAGGAGGCTTTTGTTCCTGTAATAAAATTGTCCTTTGATGGCATTGAGGTACTGAGTTATTGTAAATTTGTCTAAGCAGAGGGGgtagaaaaataatatttattgaatttattgtCCTGTACCGCTTATGGGCTCATGGTAATTGACAATAAATCAGGCCCTTATGTATGGTAGGATGAAATGTAAAAGTTCTATTTACAATCACTAGCTGTGTTAGCACATTGAATGCGAGAATTGAATATTTACTGTTCAAAGTGTGTCTCCCTCTGTTGGTGAAATGTCATTATTACAGTAGCTGCTCAGTCAATGAGTATACCTTTCTAGGCCAGTTACTTGCAGGTACTGACAAAACATTATTACGTGACAGCTTttataacaataatttaaaaaattaatttttattttattagattgACATACTGTTCGCCCGATTAGCGCTTCAAACCATCCCAGAAAATCTTGACCTTCGAGATGACAGCTTACTACGGAATTTGGACATCCGCTGTATAAGAAGTCTTAATGGTAACTATCAAATTTTGAACTGAAACGAGTTATTACTATGGAGCCTATTGAAAGACTGCTGTAAACCTTTACATATGGAATGAGCAACACACTTGTCAATGCTACTGATTAACTGATTTATAGTAGTGCCTAGACATCTGGATGGTAATGCTTTTCCATAAGAATTAAAATGTCCCCAAGTGCTTTTTCATGATAGGAAGTGTTATCCATGCTTTTCACTCTGAAGTGTTGAAATATCTTTTCATACTTACTACCTCAGTATGTAACTTATTGATATTGATTGTCATCTCCAGGTTGCCGGGTGACTGATGAAATACTACACTTGGTTCCCAACATAGAAAACTTTAGACTGACCTTGAGGGCCATAAAGCTGTGGGCCAAACGTGCGTACAGCTTGTTTTtatcagtctttttactctgagctttgtttttgcattgttttttatcTATATTCTGTTTAATGTGTGACAGGCAAAGGGACAGGAACCATAAATGAGAGTGTTCTCATATAAAGCTGTGGATAAAAGCCTTGTCAAATATACGTAATGTCAATCTAATGTAACTCATCACTGCCTTGTCAAATTTTTGCCTTCTGCGGACTTTCACATACTCAAAACACAGCCAC harbors:
- the LOC135256997 gene encoding poly(A) polymerase type 3-like isoform X3; translated protein: MVINLSTGDIMPLPLTNQVQASPPAPKHFGITSPISLAPPKEADLMLTRKLVEALKPYGVFEEELELQRRILVLGKLNTLVKEWIRDMSETKNLPASVVDNVGGKIFTFGSYRLGVHTKGADIDALCVSPRHVERSDFFSSFYEKLKEQEEVKDLRAVEEAFVPVIKLSFDGIEIDILFARLALQTIPENLDLRDDSLLRNLDIRCIRSLNGCRVTDEILHLVPNIENFRLTLRAIKLWAKRHNIYSNILGFLGGVSWAMLVARTCQLYPNAVASTLVHKFFLVFSKW